TACGATACCCGCTTTTGCTATGCTCACGGTCTGCTGCTCCATGGCCTCGTGTATGGCTACGCGGTCTTCGTCACGCATCTTGTCTATCTCGTCGATGGCTGCTACGCCGCCGTCTGCTAGAACGAGTGCGCCGGCTTCTAGGTAGTATTCGCCAGTAGTCTTGTCGCGTATGACGGCAGCGGTTAGACCAGCTGCGGTTGCGCCCTTACCAGTGGTGTATATGCCCCTTGGGGCTATCCTCGCAGCGTACTGGAGGAGCTGGCTCTTAGCAGTACCCGGGTCGCCGACTATGAGTACGTGTATATCGCCGCGGATGCGTACACCGTCCTCTGTTATCTTTGGTACGCCTCCGAAGAGAGCCAGGGCTATGGCTTCCTTTATCTCCCAGTGGCCGTAGATCGCTGGCGCAATACTGGCTATTATTCGTTTACGCACCCAAGGATCTCTAGCAAGGGCGCGTATTCTCTCCTCGTCCTCCCTAGTTATGACTACCTCTTCGAGTATCTTCTGCGAAACCTCTATGTGGTTAGCCTCTATGTATAGGTCGAATACGGCCCGTTTCTTCGATACCGAGTCGGGCCGTACCCGCACTATGCCGACAACGCTAATTCTATCACCGGGTCTAGCACTATCTACAAGTTCGTCTTGCAGCACCACCTCTATGCTTCGGGGTAGCTGTCCTGGGGGCACTTCTTCGGGCCTCTCCTGGAGTACTATGCGCTGCCAGTCTATCAGTTTCGACTCCTCTGGGAGGAGCCTAAACGTGCCACCGGACGAGCCGCAGATCGGGCACGCTGGCGGCCGTTCTAGTATATCGCCTATGAGCTCTCCTTCTGGCGGCCAGTCGAATCTATGGCAGCCTTGCTCACGTGTACAGTGCATGAATCTTGCCTTGACTATCTTCTCCTTCACCGGTGTGGTCCTAACTAGGATGCCCTCGAGCATCACCAGCTTTCCTAGGTATTCGCTCTTAAGCCTTCGAAGCGGCACAACCCGTGGTAACGCGCGTACACGGACGTAGAACCGGTCTATGGTTTCAGCGTAGTCTGGCGCCTCAGTCATAACGACTTCTTTGACTACTTCGCTTGCTTGTTGGAGTACTTCGTCCGGCCTTTCTATGAGTAGTCTAGCCAGCCGATTGTCGAACAAGTAGAGGTCGTTGTAGTCCACTATTAGGCTCTTTTGCCCCATAGTTATCATCTGCTTTATACGCTCGCGGTACTTGTAGGAGTCACTACGGTCACGGAAGCTTCGGATGAACTCGTAGAACCTTTCGTGAACATCTATTACCTGCTCGTGCTCTACACCAGTCGTCAGTGCAGCCATGGCTATACTGTACCCCGTCCCTAGTCCTGGACCCAAATTAGCCGGCTACTCCACCCCCTTAACCCTTCCCGTACATGAGGCGTGCTAGTGCTGCGGAGGGAGTAGGCTACGCTTCCACAGGTCTATCGTCTTGTAGAGGGTATCGAGTAGCGCAGACTCTTCTGGAGCTAGTTTGGAAGATAACTCAGCCATGGTTGTTGGGCTCCGCAAGCTCTGAAGTATTACGAGTAAACGCTTATCTATTATCTCCATGAGGTATTGCAAAGCCTTCTGCTTCTCCTCAAGCAGTATAGGGTTTAGCTCGCGCCTTATCCTATCCTCGAGGCTCTTTATGAACTCCTTTGCATTCTGGTAGAAGTTCTGGGGGAGAGGCTCCAGCTCGGCGGGCGTCCTAGCACTCAAGGCAGAAAAATGGACACGCGCTATATCCTCTATGCTTATGGGCGATTCCACCATATTGGCTATGCCTTCGCTTATCAATGTCTGAGCGAGCCAGTATGGAACCTCTATCTCTATACCCTTTTGCAGCTCGATGCGTTGTCCATCCAGTGTAAGTGGCCTCTCGTCGCGGATTATCATAATGCGCACTGGTCGGAGCTTGTACTCTATTTCGGCCATCCTGAGTAGCAGTTCGAGCCTATTTCCAGGCAATGAGGAGCCCATGCATTAATTGGCGTAACTGCTCTAATATAGGCGTTAACTGGGTAGAGCCACTGTACGGGAGGATGGAGGATTAGGCCTTGAGTTCGAGTATTGCTGAGCTACTCTGGGCTGAGAAGTATCGCCCAAGATCGCTCGATGAGATTGTTAACCAGGAAGAGATAGTAAGGAGGCTTAAGAAGTTTGTAGAAGAGAAGAATATGCCGCATCTACTATTCGTTGGGCCCCCGGGTACTGGAAAGACCACAGCAGCTCATGCACTGGCGCATGACCTCTATGGCGAGAACTATATGCAGTACATGCTAGAGCTAAATGCCAGTGATGAGCGGGGCATAGACACTATAAGGACTAAGGTAAAAGAGTTTGCGCGTAGCAGGACACCACCAAACATACCATTTAAGATAGTGTTGCTTGACGAGGCAGACAACATGACAGCTGATGCACAGCAAGCGTTGCGTCGGCTAATGGAGATGTACACCGCGTTTACCCGCTTCATACTAATAGCCAACTTCCCAAGTAAGATAATCGAGCCCATCCAGTCACGCTGTGCGATATTCAGGTTCACGCCGCTAAAGAAGGAGGACGTGATAGCTAGGCTCAAATGGATATGCGAGCAGGAGGGCTGCAAGTATACGGAGGAAGGCCTTGAGACAATATACGAGGTTAGCGAGGGCGACATGAGGCGCGCAATAAACATACTGCAGGCGGCAGCGGCGCTCGGCACGGTGACTCCAGAGATAGTATATAAGGTCGTAGGGCTTGCCCATCCGAAGGAGATAAGAGAGATAATTCGGCTAGCGCTTGACGGCGAGTTCCTCAAGGCTAGGGAGAGACTTAGGACACTTATGATAAACTACGGGCTAAGCGGTGTTGACGTTATAAAGCAGATACATAGAGAGATATTCGGCCAAGAGCTAAAGATTCCAGAGGAAATAAGAGTCTTAATTGCAGACTACACTGGCGAGATACAGTTCAGGCTGGTAGAAGGTGCTGACGACGAGATACAGCTTAACGCATTCCTTGCATGGCTTACACTGCTAGGGCAGAAGCTGCGAGGCTCATCCTAGCTTTAACACGGCGTAAACAGAATCCAAAAGGATCGTAAGGCAGAGTCTGAGCAAGCGCCAGCCGGATAGTCTTGACGACCCTCTTTTACCACCAGTGCTGTTATGACTACCTTTATGCTTGATATATGAGGGGTTAGTTGTGACAACTAAGAATCTTCCATGGGTAATAAAGTATAGGCCGCGTAGAATCGATGAAGTAGTAGACCAAGAGCAGGCCAAGGAAAAGTTCCTGCCATGGCTTAGGCGGTGGCTCCAAGGTCGCCCGCCGGAAAAGAAGGCAGCACTGTTCTACGGTCCTGCAGGTGTGGGTAAGACAAGCCTAGTCGAGGCTGCAGCCCATGAGTACGGCTTAGAAATAATCGAGATGAACGCTTCCGACTTTCGGAGACGCGAGGACATAGAGAGGATAGCAAAAATAGCAGCAACCCAGTATAGCCTATTTGGGCGTAAACGAATAATCCTACTCGACGAGGTAGATGGTATCTCAGGTACTGCTGACAAGGGAGGCCTTGACGCAATCCTCGACCTCATTAATGCTACGCGACATCCGATAGTTATGACCGCTAATGACCCCTGGGACCAAAAGCTTCGTCCTCTTCGTGAAGCGGCGCTGATGATACCGTTTAACAGGTTGTCTGAGCGATATGTTGTACAGGCTTTGAAGAGGATATGCTTGGCCGAGAAAATAGAGTGCGAGGATGCAGCACTAAAGCTCATAGCGCAGCGCTCTGAAGGCGATCTGCGCTCCGCTATTAACGACTTGCAAGCGATAGCTGAGGGTTATGGCAGAGTAACAGTGGACATTGTCAAGGGGGTGCTGGCGTCGAGAGATAGGCAGTACTCGCCATGGGAAATGCTGCGGCACTTGTTCATGGCTAAGTATGCGTGGCAGGCCAAGAGGGCTGTTACGCATGCAGACCTAGACTATACTACGATGCTTCAGTGGATAAACGAGAATATCGCTGTACAGTATAGCGACCCCGAGGATATATGGAGGGCTCACGAGTCCTTAGCGCGTGCAGACATATTCATGGGTCGAATAATGCGGTCCCAGTCGTGGGACCTATTATCCTACGTATTCGACTTGGCGGGGCCAGGTGTCGCGCTAGCTCGAAAGAAGAGTAAGTTCAAATGGGCAAAGTACCAGTTCCCGCAGAAAATACTGCTACTAGCACGCACAAAAGAGACACGCGAGATAAGGGACGCTATAGCTGAGGTGATAGCAAAACGGCTACATGTATCAAGAGCCAGAGCTAAGAGTGAAGTATTGCCCCTTCTATCTGTTATCTTCCGTGAGCGCCCAGACTATGCTGCACGTTTGGCGATAGGGTACAATCTAACAGATGGTATGGTAAAGTATTTGGCGGGGCCGATGTACAACCAGGTAAAGGAGCACATCAACATGTTACTACTTAGGCTTGAAAAACCAAGCACTGTAACAACAATCACGCCAGCCAGCTCGGCTACAGGGACACAAAAGCAGACAGCAGTGTCCACAGGTGCTCGTGCGTCCTCTAGCTCCGCTAGTACGTCGAGACGCAGAGCTAGTACTGGCAGAAGGTCGTCCTCAAGGCGTCGGAGAAAGGGCGGTGGGACACAAACTACACTTCCGATATAGAGGCGGGTAATGGAGTAATCAAAATCGTCTACTCTAGTTCGGCCTTAACCTTCTCTTCCACTATTATCTTCTCTATTGCTGTCTCGGGGTAGAGGCCGTGCTCGTCTTTCTCCACCTTTTTCACCATGTCCCAGATGTTTAGTAACGCTACACTAACGGCGGTTAGAGCTTCCATTTCTACACCTGTTCTTGCCATGGCCCTTACCTTGGCCCTACAACCTATATGGTTGTCGTCCTCTATGAAGCACTTCACGTCAACGTTTGTTATTTCTATAGGATGACACATAGGTAGTAGCTGTGGAGTCATTTTTGCGGCCTGTATACCAGCTATGGCGGCAACGAATAGGGGGTCACCCTTCTCTACTAAGCCCTTCTTTATAGCTTCTATAGTGGACTTCCTTAACTTAATCCTACCGTAGGCTGTAGCTTCACGGTAAATAGTAGGCTTCCGGGATATGTCCACCATTTTTGGCTTAGAAGCCGGGGAGGCCTCCATGACGGCAACACCGTCCAGAGGGGGATCCGCTGTAAGCGTATAGAGTGTACGAGTAGCTCTTAAGCACTACATTGTGGGCAAGCTAGTTTTCTAGAATTCTGGCCAGGTATAGGCATAATGTTTGAGTAGGGTACTATGCTAAGCCGTCAAGGGTTCTCAGAAACTCTATTATCAGTGCAGTCTTAGGGTTATCGTACCTTAAGTTGAAAAGTCTGAGTCTGCCAATGCGCTGCTCTTCTACGAGTCCTATAGACTTTAGCTCTTCAAGATGCTGTTCTACGAGCCTGTGGTGAAGTCTAGTGTCCTTAACTATCCTGGTTATGTTTAGCTGGCCGTTTTTCGCGAGAACATATATTATCTTTATCTTGCCTTTGCTTCCAAGTATCCTTGCTATGTCGGCATTGGCGGTGTTCATTCTGTATCCCTCTTGTATTCTATGATCTCTGCTACATGCTTCTCTAGGAGCTCAAGGGGTCCTATACTAATGCCTATTAGTGTACTCTTTCCGCGGTAGCCTTTCCCAGATACGCGGGCGTCGATGACGCCCCTCTTCTTCAGGTCCATCACATACTCATAGATCTGTGTATGGCGTCTGGGTTTCTCGCCTATTTCCTCGCATATGTTCTGGTACTCTTCTTCTACCTCGCCTATCCTCACATAGGCCTCAGATGAGCGTCTTAGCACTCGTATAGCGGCTAGAAGTATGAGCAGCTCATGGAGTGGTAGATGTTTTATCACGTCGTTTATCATTATTGATAGATTAGGGTTAGTCTTTGCAAAGGCTTTTCTGACATGCTCTATAGTCACTATTGGCGAGCCTTCATTATCTGCTTCCGTACCGGCAAGCATCAGTATTTCTAGTGCCAGTCTTGCATTGCCGCTCCCTCCAGTATCCACACCGACTAGCTCCGAGACATAGTTGAGAACGTCGTCACCAACTGTGCCTTCGTAGAAGGCTTCGCCGCTCCTATACTTTAGTATGTCGAACAGCTCCGAACTCGTGTACGGTTTGAAATGAATGACGTTCCTGACTAGATAGCTCTCTGTTGCTGAGTCTAGCCTGCTTAGACTCGTTAATCCCCTAGTTATGAATATGTAGCTTATCCTCTTTGTTAGCTCTGGGTGCTCGTCGTACGTACGTACGAGGAAGTATACGGCGTCATTTCCAGCAACTTCTATGAAGTAGTCAAACTCGTCGAGCGTTATAATGGCGTATATGTCTCTGTTTTCAAGATGCTTGAGGATTATCTGGAACATTTCTTGGGCTGACAAGCCGCGTGGTGGTATAGGTATATGGAGTTGGCGCGCTATTTCCTGTACGACGAAGTATAGTGTCCGGTCTCTGTGACAGTTGACGTGAACGTACTCGAGCTTTATACCACGCTGGCGTGCGAGGTGTTTAAAGTCGCTTCCAAATCTCCTTGCGGTTGCGCTTTTGCCTGTACCTATGCTGCCTACTAGCAGTACGCGCTGGGATATAGTGCCGGGCTCTAGGAGTAGTGGACGGAAGTACGTTGCAAGGCTCTTGAGCTGCTCCTCTCGATGGGGGAGATATGCTGGCACGTACTCTGGGTACAGTTTCTCTCTGCTCTTGAACACGGATGGGTGCTCTAGGACACTTTCGATTATGTCACGTGCCGTAGGCATAGTTTCAGTCTACCCATGTAACGTGGCCAGCGTACTACCTTTTACCTTCTTCTGTGGCTGGCAAGCCGAGTCTACGAGAACGCCACACCTGGACACGATCCCATTTACTCCTGATCACGGCTACTACCACACCATAGCGTGTATCCTCGAGTTTCACTACACTAGGGGCCTTCCTTAGCACTCTAACCCCTGCAGCCTCGCTGAGGAGACGTGCCAATACTCTATTCCATTTCTTCTCGTTGCCGCCTACTAGGAAGAAGCCACGTGGCTTTACCTCTAGGCCTAAAGCACCTCCTTCTATACGACCCTCTAGAGCTGGTATAAGAGTTTCCATAAAACGTCTTAGATGTGAATGGCTGTCTAATGAGACACGTACATTGATGATATGCTCGACTGGTACTATACGCTCGACAGTTGCAGGGGGCTCCCTGATAACCAGCCTAAAAGCTTCGGTGGGGCTGAGTCTAGACGAAAGAACATAAAGTAACGGTGCGCAGTCTTCAATCCTTATTTCCACGTCCTCGTCATACTTGAAAAGCGCGTTACCTAGCTCCTCTGCAGCGGCTGAGAGATGCCAAGGCTCTGCAGTTGCTACAAGCACTAACCTACGACCCTGCATGACATACAGCCACCATTGCTGCATCAGGTACATGGCTGGGAGGCAGCCGTGAATCCGCAAACAAGAGGTAATCAAAATATAGGACGCTAGCAGCTAGCGTGTTAGCGTGGTGTCTCAGCTAATAAATAGTGCGTGTTCAAGTACGGCGGTTTGTACCTGCTTAGTAGCCGGATGTATATAGATACACTAATCCCTTGTATGCGAGTTTTCCTGCGTATATAGCATCGCCTGCTAGCTCCTCCTCTATACGCAGCAGCTCATTGTACTTTGCTGTTCGTTCTCCCCTTGCGGGGGCGCCAGTCTTGATGAAGCCAGCCCGTAAACCTACAGCTATATGGGATATCGTAGTATCCTCAGTCTCTCCGCTACGGTGGCTGACTATTACACGCATACCATTATACATAGCTGCACGGGCATAATCCATGGCCTCTGTCAGAGTTCCTATCTGGTTAACCTTAAGCAGTGCAGCATTAGAAGCGCCATGCTCTATGCCCTTCTTAAGCCGTTCTAAGTTAGTCACATAGAGGTCATCGCCTACTATTAAGACCCTATTACCTATACGCCGGGTTAGCTCGGCATGTGCTTCAAAGTCCTCCTCGTAGAACGGATCTTCTATGCTCGCAATAGGATATTCATTTACAAGACTAACGTAGTACTCTAAGAGCTCGTCTCTGGTGAGAGGCCTATCGTCAACAATGTACACGTTCTTCTCAGTGTCATAGAAGTGCGACGCAGCAGCATCAAGAGCGAATAGTACTTCGTTACCGGGCGTATACCCGGCCCTAGATACAGCTTCGCGAAGGGCATCAAGCGCCTCTCTGTTACTCTTCATAGGAGGCGCATAGCCACCCTCGTCGCCAACATTCACCGCAATAGCCCCATAACGATCCTTCAGAACCTGCTTAAGCATATGATACACTTCAGCAGCTATACGTATAGCCTCAGCGAATGTATCCGCGCCAACAGGCACTATCATGAACTCTTGGAATGTAAGCTCGTTGCCGGCATGGGCGCCGCCATTAATTATGTTGAGAAGGGGTGCCGGCAGGATAAAGGTGCCACCAGCACCGCCGAGGTACTCGTATAGAGGAACACCGGCAGTGTCTGCAGCAGCCTTAGCTACGGCTAGCGAAACCGCGACTATCGCGTTAGCTCCGAGCCTAGACTTGTTAGGCGTGCCGTCAAGCTGGCACATTATGAAGTCTATGAGTCTCTGCTTCCGCGAATCGAGACCACGTAGCCGTGGAGCAATTATATTGTTAACGTTATAAACAGCCCTACTAACACCCTTGCCGTTAAACTCTTTCCCGCCATCTCTGAGCTCGATAGCCTCGTGAAGACCCTTAGAAGCACCCGCAGGGGCTGCAGCGCGGCCAAAACCGCTACGCGTTACTACCTCAGCCTCGACAGTAGGATTGCCTCGAGAGTCTAGAATCATCCTGGCGCGTACAT
The window above is part of the Pyrodictium abyssi genome. Proteins encoded here:
- the mcm gene encoding minichromosome maintenance protein MCM, encoding MAALTTGVEHEQVIDVHERFYEFIRSFRDRSDSYKYRERIKQMITMGQKSLIVDYNDLYLFDNRLARLLIERPDEVLQQASEVVKEVVMTEAPDYAETIDRFYVRVRALPRVVPLRRLKSEYLGKLVMLEGILVRTTPVKEKIVKARFMHCTREQGCHRFDWPPEGELIGDILERPPACPICGSSGGTFRLLPEESKLIDWQRIVLQERPEEVPPGQLPRSIEVVLQDELVDSARPGDRISVVGIVRVRPDSVSKKRAVFDLYIEANHIEVSQKILEEVVITREDEERIRALARDPWVRKRIIASIAPAIYGHWEIKEAIALALFGGVPKITEDGVRIRGDIHVLIVGDPGTAKSQLLQYAARIAPRGIYTTGKGATAAGLTAAVIRDKTTGEYYLEAGALVLADGGVAAIDEIDKMRDEDRVAIHEAMEQQTVSIAKAGIVAKLNARTTVIAAGNPKFGRYLTNRTLADNINLPVTILSRFDLIFILKDRPNPEEDRKLARHVLEVHRETERIKPEIDPALLKKYISYARRYIRPRLTAEASKLIEDFYVEMRRMSSENPEGPIAITARQLEALIRLAEAHAKMALRNEVTREDAEAAIRLMKTFLESSGMDIESGRIDIDVIMTGKPRSKQEKLTRIMEIIEELESESEEGCARLKEIQRRAASEGIESSLVEEAIRSFRRDGIIYEKSLGCYAIVR
- a CDS encoding replication factor C small subunit — its product is MSSSIAELLWAEKYRPRSLDEIVNQEEIVRRLKKFVEEKNMPHLLFVGPPGTGKTTAAHALAHDLYGENYMQYMLELNASDERGIDTIRTKVKEFARSRTPPNIPFKIVLLDEADNMTADAQQALRRLMEMYTAFTRFILIANFPSKIIEPIQSRCAIFRFTPLKKEDVIARLKWICEQEGCKYTEEGLETIYEVSEGDMRRAINILQAAAALGTVTPEIVYKVVGLAHPKEIREIIRLALDGEFLKARERLRTLMINYGLSGVDVIKQIHREIFGQELKIPEEIRVLIADYTGEIQFRLVEGADDEIQLNAFLAWLTLLGQKLRGSS
- a CDS encoding replication factor C large subunit — encoded protein: MTTKNLPWVIKYRPRRIDEVVDQEQAKEKFLPWLRRWLQGRPPEKKAALFYGPAGVGKTSLVEAAAHEYGLEIIEMNASDFRRREDIERIAKIAATQYSLFGRKRIILLDEVDGISGTADKGGLDAILDLINATRHPIVMTANDPWDQKLRPLREAALMIPFNRLSERYVVQALKRICLAEKIECEDAALKLIAQRSEGDLRSAINDLQAIAEGYGRVTVDIVKGVLASRDRQYSPWEMLRHLFMAKYAWQAKRAVTHADLDYTTMLQWINENIAVQYSDPEDIWRAHESLARADIFMGRIMRSQSWDLLSYVFDLAGPGVALARKKSKFKWAKYQFPQKILLLARTKETREIRDAIAEVIAKRLHVSRARAKSEVLPLLSVIFRERPDYAARLAIGYNLTDGMVKYLAGPMYNQVKEHINMLLLRLEKPSTVTTITPASSATGTQKQTAVSTGARASSSSASTSRRRASTGRRSSSRRRRKGGGTQTTLPI
- the moaC gene encoding cyclic pyranopterin monophosphate synthase MoaC encodes the protein MEASPASKPKMVDISRKPTIYREATAYGRIKLRKSTIEAIKKGLVEKGDPLFVAAIAGIQAAKMTPQLLPMCHPIEITNVDVKCFIEDDNHIGCRAKVRAMARTGVEMEALTAVSVALLNIWDMVKKVEKDEHGLYPETAIEKIIVEEKVKAELE
- a CDS encoding helix-turn-helix transcriptional regulator, which translates into the protein MNTANADIARILGSKGKIKIIYVLAKNGQLNITRIVKDTRLHHRLVEQHLEELKSIGLVEEQRIGRLRLFNLRYDNPKTALIIEFLRTLDGLA
- a CDS encoding ORC1-type DNA replication protein, whose product is MPTARDIIESVLEHPSVFKSREKLYPEYVPAYLPHREEQLKSLATYFRPLLLEPGTISQRVLLVGSIGTGKSATARRFGSDFKHLARQRGIKLEYVHVNCHRDRTLYFVVQEIARQLHIPIPPRGLSAQEMFQIILKHLENRDIYAIITLDEFDYFIEVAGNDAVYFLVRTYDEHPELTKRISYIFITRGLTSLSRLDSATESYLVRNVIHFKPYTSSELFDILKYRSGEAFYEGTVGDDVLNYVSELVGVDTGGSGNARLALEILMLAGTEADNEGSPIVTIEHVRKAFAKTNPNLSIMINDVIKHLPLHELLILLAAIRVLRRSSEAYVRIGEVEEEYQNICEEIGEKPRRHTQIYEYVMDLKKRGVIDARVSGKGYRGKSTLIGISIGPLELLEKHVAEIIEYKRDTE
- the eno gene encoding phosphopyruvate hydratase codes for the protein MGLPARLRDDFVIEDVRARMILDSRGNPTVEAEVVTRSGFGRAAAPAGASKGLHEAIELRDGGKEFNGKGVSRAVYNVNNIIAPRLRGLDSRKQRLIDFIMCQLDGTPNKSRLGANAIVAVSLAVAKAAADTAGVPLYEYLGGAGGTFILPAPLLNIINGGAHAGNELTFQEFMIVPVGADTFAEAIRIAAEVYHMLKQVLKDRYGAIAVNVGDEGGYAPPMKSNREALDALREAVSRAGYTPGNEVLFALDAAASHFYDTEKNVYIVDDRPLTRDELLEYYVSLVNEYPIASIEDPFYEEDFEAHAELTRRIGNRVLIVGDDLYVTNLERLKKGIEHGASNAALLKVNQIGTLTEAMDYARAAMYNGMRVIVSHRSGETEDTTISHIAVGLRAGFIKTGAPARGERTAKYNELLRIEEELAGDAIYAGKLAYKGLVYLYTSGY